In Macadamia integrifolia cultivar HAES 741 chromosome 1, SCU_Mint_v3, whole genome shotgun sequence, a single window of DNA contains:
- the LOC122081731 gene encoding NDR1/HIN1-like protein 6 — MAEKKLGLMDTHIQHEPHQKIHPMDPEAPPPPTVPLVPQDLTRSEKGDPVEQHPPPVPRQIFPIVYSEPPRKKRSCSCCRCLCWTISLLILLVIIIAATIGILYIVFQPKIPSYSIDHLRITQFMINTDMSLSAKFIIRLTARNPNKKIGIYYEDGSNISAWYTSTKLCEGSLPKFYQGHKNTTVLDVELTGQIPDGNTVVQALSQQQQTGSIPLILNAKVPVRMKLGRLKLMKVKPNVMCNLVVDSLTQNNFISIKTSSCKLKFKL; from the coding sequence ATGGCAGAAAAAAAActgggtttgatggacacacaTATCCAACACGAACCACATCAGAAAATACATCCAATGGATCCGGAAGCGCCGCCACCACCTACAGTTCCATTGGTGCCACAAGATTTAACAAGATCAGAGAAAGGTGATCCAGTCGAGCAACACCCTCCTCCGGTGCCCCGCCAGATTTTTCCGATCGTCTACTCGGAGCCGCCgcgaaagaaaagaagttgttCTTGTTGCAGGTGCTTGTGTTGGACAATTAGCCTCCTCATACTCCTAGTGATTATCATTGCAGCTACTATTGGAATTCTTTATATTGTCTTCCAACCAAAGATTCCATCATACTCCATAGATCATCTTAGGATCACTCAGTTCATGATCAACACAGATATGAGCCTTTCTGCTAAATTTATCATCAGGCTTACAGCAAGAAACCCTAACAAGAAAATAGGAATATACTATGAAGATGGGAGCAACATTAGTGCTTGGTATACAAGTACTAAGCTATGTGAAGGGTCTTTACCAAAATTCTATCAGGGTCACAAGAACACAACAGTTCTTGATGTGGAATTAACTGGTCAAATTCCTGATGGAAATACTGTTGTTCAAGCATTATCTCAGCAACAACAGACAGGTAGTATTCCATTGATTCTTAATGCTAAAGTTCCAGTGAGGATGAAGCTTGGTAGATTGAAGCTTATGAAGGTGAAGCCCAATGTTATGTGCAATTTGGTGGTGGATAGCTTGACTCAGAATAATTTTATTAGCATTAAAACTAGTAGctgtaaattgaaatttaagctttag